Part of the Lysobacter enzymogenes genome is shown below.
GAAAACGCCCAGGTGATGTCGATCAAGACCCTGGCCGTGCTCAACCTCGGCCAGAGCCTGACCGTGGCCTTGGGCGTGACCGCGATGATGTGGCTGGCCGCGCAAGGCGTGGTCGAAGGCCGCATGACGGTCGGCGACCTGGTGCTGGTCAACGCGTATCTGCTGCAACTGTCCGCGCCGTTGTTCATGCTCGGCATGATGTACCGCGAGGTGAAGCAGGCGCTGACCAATATGGAACGCCTGTTCGGCCTGCTCGACGAGCGCCAGGACGTGCGCGACGGCGACGCCGCCGCGGCGCTGGCCTCGACCCGGCCGGCGGTGCGTTTCCGCGACGTGCGCTTCGGCTACGACCCGCGCCGCGAAATCCTGCGCGGCGTGGATTTCGAAATCCCCGCCGGCGCCACCGTCGCCGTGGTCGGCCACTCCGGCTCGGGCAAATCGACCCTGGCGCGCCTGCTGTACCGCTTCTACGACGTCGACGCCGGCGCGATCGAGATCGACGGCATCGACCTGCGCGCGCTGGCCCAGTCCTCGCTGCGCGGCGCGATCGGCATCGTTCCGCAGGACACGGTGCTGTTCAACGACACCATCGGCTACAACATCCGCTACGGCCGGCCCGAAGCCGATACCGCCGAAGTCGAAGCGGCCGCGCGCGCGGCGCACATCCACGACTTCATCGCCGGCCTGCCCGACGGCTACGACACGCCGGTCGGCGAGCGCGGCCTGAAGCTGTCGGGCGGCGAGAAGCAACGCGTGGCGATCGCCCGCGCGCTGCTCAAGAACCCGTCGATCCTGATCTTCGACGAAGCCACCTCGGCCCTGGATTCCAAGTCCGAACGCGCGATCCAGTCCGAACTGGACCGGCTGGCGGTGGGCCGCACCACCCTGGTGATCGCGCACCGCCTGTCGACGGTGATGGACGCCGACCAGATTCTGGTCATGGACGCCGGGCGCATCCTCGAACGCGGCACGCATGCGCAGTTGCTGGCGATGGACGGGGTGTATGCGCAGATGTGGGATCTGCAATTGCGGCAGGGCGAAGAAACCCCGGCTTGAGCCGTCGCCGCGATCGCTCCCTGCAGGAGCGGCGCGAGCCGCGACCGCGCAGCTTCGAGCCCGCGTCGCGAGCCAGGATTCGCGCATTCGCAGCTTCAGGCTTGCGCCGCAAGCCGGGATTCGCGGTCGCGGCTTGCGCCGCTCCTACAGGCAGGCCAGCGGGCAGCGCGGTTATTCGGCGCTTTCGGGTTGCCAGATCATGTAGACGTCGGCGCGCTGGTAGTGCGAGCCGGGCCGCGGCGCCGGGTGGTGGCGGAAGCCGACGCTCTCGTACAGCTTCAGCGCCGGGGCGAGCTTGGTGCTCGATTCCAGGAACAGTTCGCGCCCGCCCATCTGCTGGAACGCGGCGATCACCCCGCGCATCAGCTGGCGCCCGATGCCGGCGCCGCGCAGTTCCGGCGCCACCGCCATCTTGGTCAGCTCCACGCTGCCGTCCGGATGCGGCAGCAACGCCACCGTGCCCAGCGCGCGGTCGTCCGCGTCGACCGCGAACAGGATGCGGCCGCCGCCGGCGAGCAAGTGGGTTTCCGGATCGCCGAGCACTTCGCGGTCGATCGGTTCGACCGCGAACCAGCGCTCCAGCCATTCGATGTTGAGGCGGGCGAAATCGGCGCGCCAGCGCGGGTGGTAGTCGACGATGCGGACCGATGCGGCGGGTGAAGAATCGTTCATGCCGCGATCATAGCCGCGCCCGGGCGCAGCGCGCTGCGGCGAGGCGATGGGATGATCCGTATACGACGGCCAACCGCCGCCGCGACGCTCAGCCCTTGCCCTGCCCCTTGCCGGACTTGTCCTTGGTCGACGCCTTGCCCGCGGGCTGCGGCTTGCCGGACTTGCCCTTGTCGCCCGGCTTGCTCTTGCCGCCGCCGGCCTTGGCGTCGTTGGCCTTCGCCGGCGCCGGCGTTTCCACATCGCGGAACGGCCGGTTCGGAAAGTCGCGGCGCAGTTCGCTGTCGATCAGGATCGGCCGGCCCCAACGGTCGTACGTCGGCACGAAGCCGCGCTTGAGTTTGTGGAAATCGCCCGAACCCGGCTTGATCCCCAGACGCTGCGCGACCGCGCCCCAGCCTTCGGCGTGGTCGCGGTCCCACTCGTCGACCACGTAGCGGCACGGCCGGCCGAGCACCTGGGCGATGGCGCAGGCGTAATAGACATCGCCCGGGGTCCAATGGCGGCGGTCGAGCAATTCGCCGACCAGTTCGCGCGGCGCGCCGTAGTAGCGCACCATCTCGTCCACGAACGGCTCGCGATAGCGCGCGCCGTAGCGGTTGATGTCGCCGAGCCACACATCGACCCAACCGTCGCCGCTGCGCGGCTGCCAGCCCGCCGGCAAGTCCTGGGCGTGCAGCGGCGTGCCCAGCAACGCGGCCAGCGAGGCGGTCAGGGCGAAGAATTTTCGTTTCAGCGGATGCGGCATGGCGGGTTCCTCGCGTCGTCGTCGCGTCGGCAGCGTCGCTGGAGCCGCAGGGCGCAAACCTCTGCTCTGGACTCCCGGGTCGAACGTGCGGGCCGGGTCGCGCCCGAATCGCTCGTGCCCGGACTAGATCGGGCTGAGCGCGCGCGGATCAACGCGCGCCGTTTTCCCGATTCAGCCGGCAGCCACCGCACGTTAGCGATCCAGTCAGCGCGGTGGCGTCAGCGCGAAATCGTGAACTTGCCGAACGCCACGCCGAGATCCCAGCCGCGGCCGGTACCGGCCAGCGCCAGCGAGACCTCGCCCTTGGTCATCACCTGGGCCTTGCTCGAACGCGCCGCGCCGGCGTGGGCTTCGGCGGTGGCGTAGCTGCCGAGCACGTCGGAGATGCTGTGCACGCCGGCGAATTCGCCGGTGCCGTGATCGATCCGCGACTTGCCGACGGTCAGGCCGCCGCCCTTGGCGCTGATCTTGACCCCGAAACTCTGGCCGTTGCTGCAACTGACCGTGCCCGAGCCCGACGAGGTCTTGTAGAACACCGACCAGCCCGACATCGAGAAGCGCAGCTTGCAGGTCAGCGTGTCGCGCGCCGCGGCGGTGCCCGGCAGCGCCAGCGCGGCCAGCAGCGCGATGGCGAGCGCGACGCCGCGCAGGCGGCGGGGTCCGGAAGCGGAGACGGAAACGTGGGGCATGACGGGCCTCGTGCGGACGGAGCGCGGTCGCCGGCGGCGGCCGCGGGAGGGCAGGCTATCACTCCCGGCTTGCGCTCGCTGTCGCAACGGACGCGCACCGCGACGTTCTGGATCGGCGGCCAGCGCGCGCCGGCCGCAAACAGCGACGGCGCCCGAGGGGCGCCGTCGTGGCAGGACTGGCGTGGCGCCGGCCTACGAAGCCGATGCGCCGCGGCGAGCCCGGATCAATCGTCGTCGCGGCCGCGCCAGTGGCCGTTGTGGCGGCCGCGGTCGTAATAGCGGTTGTCCCAGCGATGGTCGTTGCGGCGGTCGTAGCGCGCATCGTAATAGCTGCTGCGGCACTTGCCGTGGTGGTTGCAATCGCGGTCGTAGTAGCGATTGTTGTAGTAGCGGTCGTTGGCGTAATAGCGCGGCGGCGGCGCCGGGCGATAGCGGTAATCGACGTAGCGCGGGGCGTTGCGGTAGTAGGTCGGGCGGCCCCAACGGTCGCGCACCACGATCAGGCGGTCGTTGTAGCCGTAGTTGCCGTAACGCCAGTACGGGGTGTTGTTGCGCACGATCACGTCGGCGATATCGACGATGACCCGGGTCAGATCGTCGGCACGGGCCGGCGCGGGCAGCGCGACGGCCGCCGCGCCGAGACCGGCGGCGAGGGCGACGGGGGCGAGCCAACGGGTAAAAGCGGTCATGGCGGTCTCCTGGGGGATGCCCGCATCGTCGGCGGGCAGTGCGACTGTGCGGCCGCCAGGGTGAACCGGTTTTTAACCGTTCGCGTCGCCTTCACGGCCGCTCAGTCGCGGTTGTCGCGCGCCGCCGCGCCGTTGCGGACCGATAACGTTTTCAGTCGGCGTCCGCCGCGCGCGCCAGTTCGCGCACCGCCTGCGGCAGCTCGGCGGCCGCGGCCACGCGGCGCAGGCGCGGCGCGTCGGCGGCGACCTCGGCCTCGTTCTCGTGCGCCCAGGTGGTGTGGTACGGGACGTGGATGCCCCAGCCGCCGAGTTCCAGCACCGGCGCGATGTCCGAGCGCAGCGAATTGCCGATCATCGCGAACTGCGCGGCCGGCAGGCCGAACTCGCGCAGCAGGCGGGCGTAGGTGCCGGCGTCCTTCTCGCTGACGATCTCGATGCGCCGGAACAGGTCGGCCAGGCCGCATTGCTTGACCTTGGCTTCCTGGTGGAACAGGTCGCCCTTGGTGATCAGCACGATCTCGAAATCGGCGGCGATCGCCGCGACCGCTTCGGGAATGCCCGGCAGCATTTCGACCGGATGCCGCAGCAGGTCCTTGCCGAGCTCGACGATGCGGTGCAGATCGGCGGCGCCGATGCGCTGATCGGTGATCGCCACCGCCGCCTCGATCATCGACAAGGTCATGCCTTTGACGCCGTAGCCGAACACGCCGATGTTGTTCTTTTCGATCTCGTACAGGCGCTCGTGCAGACGCGCGTCGCCGAGGTCGACGTACTGGCCGACGATGCGCTCGAAATCGAGCTGGGCCTGGTCGAAATAATCCTGGCTGCGCCAGAGAGTGTCGTCGGCGTCGAAGCCGACCATGCGGAGAGGTGCGCTCATGCGCGGATTATCGCCGATTTGTACGGCGCCGATTTGCCCGGCGCCGACGGCCGTTACCGGCGCGGCGGCGGTTCCGCCAGCGCGCGCACATTCGCGCCGACGACGGGCCGCGACCTAGGTCGCAAAACCGCGAGCTATCGGTGGCGGCCGCACCAGACCGCCGCAGGTCCGCACCCACCGCCCTGGCCCGGCACGAAAAAAAGGGCGACCCCAACGGGCCGCCCTCGCACAACGCAGGAAGTTCCTGCACCCCAAGGGAGCGGCCGGGCACGCCCGGCCGCCCTGACTTGCGCTTACTTGCCGCCGCTGTTGCCGCTGGCGGCGCCGCCGCCCGACTGGGCCTTGGCCACGTAATTCTTGTATTCGTCCGGCGTCAGCTGGCCGTTGGCGTCGCTGTCGGCCTGTTCGAACACCTGGCTCAGCGCCGGCACGGCCGCCGCTTCGCCCTTGCTGAGGTTGCCGCTCTTGTCGGTGTCGACGTCGGCCCAGCTCTTCTTCTGCGCGCTCGGCGCCGGCGCGGCGGTGGCGGCGGCCGGATCCTGGGCGGCGGTAGCGGCGGCGTCACCGCCCGGGGGCGCCTGTTCGGTCGCGGATTGAGCGAAGGCCATCGGCGTGGCGAGCGCGGCGGTCAGGGCCAGAGCGGCGATCAGCGGCTTGCGGGACTTGATGTTCATCCGTCGGTACTCCTCGATAGTGGGCCGTGGTGCGCGATCGCCGCCTCTGCCGGCGGATCGCGGGGTGTGTGGTGCTGCTAAGCACGGGGCCAACCTTGCCGATGCGGTTCTGAACCGATCGCTGCGCGAGAGAGTTAAAGCTACGTTCGTTTAACCACAGCGCGCAGCGCAGACGTTAGGCACGACGCGAATCGAGGCGACGCGGCACGGCAAAACGTGACTCTCGGCGGCAAATCGTTAGCGCTTCGTTCGACGCTTCTGGCTGAATGCAACACAACGTTTACGAACGCGCGTGGCGACGCGCGCGCCGTGTGTTGCGTTCGCGGAAGGTTGGCGACAAGCGACGCCCGTCGCCGCGACGAAACGCTGCGCGAACGAGAAAACGATTTCGATTGCGTGCGTTGGGCGCCGGATTGCAACGCACGCGCCCTGCCCGCCGGCTACGCCGGCTTGTGCACGCGCGCGAAGCGCACCTCGTGCTTTCCGCGATCCGCCGCGGCCACGCGCAGGCAATCGGCGGCCTGCGCTTCCAAGGCGGCGCGCTCGGCCGCGGCCAGGCGCCGGAACGGCGATATCGTCAGCGTCGCCGAACGCGCGTCGCGTTGCAGCGTCCACACGCCGGCGACGAAGCCGTCGAGCAACACCGTGGCGGCGACCAGGCCGTTGCGGGTGTACACCGCCGCGCGCACGGAATCGTCGAGGATGCGTTCGCGCCGCGCATGCGCGAGCACGACGTTGTCGAACTCCGGCAGCAGCCGCGGCGGCGCCGGCAGGTCCGCCGGCGGCAGCGGCGCGTCGGGCAGATCGAACAGCTCCGTGCCGTGTTCGTCGCGGAAGACGCGCAGTTGCGGCCGCAGCCGCTGCAAGCGCTCGGCCGGCGCGGACAGGCCCGACCACGCGCCGAGGTCGCGCGCGCTGGCCGGGCCGAACGCGCCGAGGTAGCGCAGCACCATCGCATCCACCGCCGCCTCGTCCGGCGCGTCGGCGACGGCGGCGCCGAGCCAGTCCAGCGCGGTGGCGAAGGCCGCCGGCTTGTGCCAGTCCCATTCGCCGGCCGGCGGCACGTGCACCAGCGGCTCGGCGCTGCGCACCAGCGCCGCGAGTTGCGCGCAATCGCGATCCGGCCAGTGCGCGCGCAACGCTTCGGCCAGCGCGGCGGCGTTCAGCGGCTGCGCGCGCAAGGCCTCGAAGCCGGCGCGCCGCAGCGGTTCCAGTTCCAGCCCGCGCAGCGCCTTGGCGTGGCCGCTGGCCAGGCTCAGGCGCCGCAGCGCCGGCTGCAACACCGGGCGCAGCGCGCGGTAATCGTCGGCGCTGACCAGATGCAAGGTGCCGCGCATCATCGTCGCGCGGACGATGCGGCGTTCGCGCAGGGCCGCGCTCAGATCGTCCAGCGCGAACCGCTGCAGGCGCGTCCACAAGCCCAGGTACGGCGGATTCGGCGCCTGCGCCTGCAAGCCGATCAGACGCTCGGCCATCGCCACGACCGATTCGTCGCTGCGCTCCAGCAGGCTCTGCCGCGCCAGCAAGGCGCGATTGAGCGCGCGCGCCGACAGGGTCGCCGGCGCGGCTCCGCGCGCGTTCGCCGCCATCGCGCCGGGCCTCAGCGCGGCCGCGGGCAGCGCGGCGGCCAGTTCGGATCGCCCTTGCCGTCGCGCCACAGGAACAGTTCGCCGGAACGCTCGCCCTTGAGATCGCGGGCGAACAGCATCGAATGCCCGTCCGGCGACAGCAGCGCGCCGATCTCGCTGCCGTTGGCGTCGATGCGCGGGCCGAGCTTGGTTCGCTTCGACCAGCCATGCGCGCCGCGCAGGCTTTGGTACAGGCCGTCGGCCGCCATCAGCACCATGCGTTTTCCGTCGGCCGACACCAAGGGTTCGTACTCGTCGTCGGGCGTGTTGAGGTTGGGGCCGAGGTTCTCTACCGTCCACGCGCCGTCGCCGCCCTGGCGCGCGCGCCACAGGTCGGTCTTGCCGAGGCCGCCGGGGCGGCCCGTCGAGCCGAAGTACAGCCAGCCGTCCGCGGCCAGACGCGGAAACCACTCGGCGCCGGGCGAATTGACCGGCTCGGGCAGGCGCTGCGGCCGGCCCCATTGCCCATGCGCGTCGCGCTCGACCCGCCACAGATCGAGGTCCTTGCGTTTGGCGCCGGCCGGCGGCGGCGCGCCGTCGGGGCTGCGCGAGGAAATGAAGTACAGCGTGCGGCCATCGGGCGTGAACCAGGGATCGGCTTCGACCCCGTCGCCGGCGAACGCGGGTTCGACCGGCTCGCTCCAGCCGTCGTTGCCGCAATGGCTGGTGAGGATGCGCCAACCGGTGAAGTCCGGCGCGCTGCGCACGAAATACAGATCGCCGGTCAGCGGATCGAACGCCGGGTGCGATTCGAAACGGTCGCTGGCGATGCGCGCCGGCGCCCACGGCTCCACGCTTTCGCCGCGCGCGCCGAAGCCCGGCACCGCTGCGGCCGCCGCGCCCGCGCTCAGCCACAGCGCCGCGATCGCCAGCGCGCGCCTCACGCGTCGTTCTCCGCGTACACGGACACTTCCGCCGCGCCGTCTTCGTCGATGTTGACCGCGACCACGATCGGGCGGCAGCAGACCTGGCAGTCCTCGATATAGCGCTGATCGCCGGCCGATTCGTCGACCAGCAATTCGATCGGCTCGCCGCAATAAGGGCAGTGCACTTCCACGCTGGGCAGCATGCGCGACTCCGGAAGGTTCGGGACGGAAGCAGACGAGGCGGCGGCAGGATGCGCGGCCCGGGCCGTGCGCGTCCAGTGACGTTCCTCACCCCCGGCGGCGAACCGTCGGCGGCGGGCTCACCGCGGCTTAACCCGGCCCGGCGGACGCTGGCGGCACACGGTCCGGCGGGCACGCCGCCGTGCCGGACCGGTGCCTGCGGCGACGCTCGCGCGAACGCCGCGACGGCGGCGCGCGGAGGGCGTCATGAAAACCCGCCATGTGTTCAGCACTCCGGACCTGATCGTCGCGCAGACCGCGATGGACGCCGCGCGCGAAGCCGGCGTGCGCGACGACGACATCCTGTTGATCGCGCGCTCGGACATCGAGCTCGAATCGATCCCCAACGAACGCAAGGAAGCCGACACCGACCTGATGCCGGCGGCCTTGCGCGGCGCCGGCTACGGCGGCGCGGCCGGTCTGCTGGCCGGCTTGCTCGCGGTGGTGGTCACGCCGATCGGCCTGACCGTGGCCGGCACCGCCGCCGCGCTGGCCGCCGGCGCGATGGTCGGTTGCTGGGCCTCGGCGCTGATGGGATCGGCCCTGCCCGATCCGATCCGGCGCAAGTTCGACGCGCATATCCGCGCCGGCCGCATCCTGGTGGTCATCGACGGCGACCGCGAGCTGCTCGGCCGCGCCGAAGCCTTCGTGCTGGCGCGCGCGCCCGGCGTGGAAATCCTGCCGTTCGATGCGCCGAAGGCCTTGGCCTGAAAGATCGGTGCGCGGCGCCGGCGTGCCGGCGCGAGCGAACGCGCGTTCGCAACATGCGCCGCATCCGCGCGCGGCGCGCGCACGCGCAGCAATCGCGTGACGCCGGTACGGCGCCGAGGCGCACGCACGCTTCGCGGCATCTCGCGCGCTTACGATTTCCTAGCGCGCAAGCCTCATTGCCCGCGTGATCGCGGTTGAAGATCGCTCGCGGTGGCCGCGCGCGCGCGGGGAACTGCCGAGGCGGTCGCAAGATCGCGCGCGCGGCGGGTGGCACTCTCGGCCGGCCTTCCCCACGCACCACGCCGGAGAACCGCCATGAAGCCCAACACCCTCAGCCTGCTGTGCGCCGCCGCGCTGGCGCTGCCCGCGAGCGCAGCGCTCGCCCATGACGCGCCTGCCGCGCTCGCTCACCAGGCGCGCAGCGAAGCCGCCGACACCGCGACCGCCGCCAAGGCCAATCCGTTCACCGCCACCGAAGTGGCGCGCTTCAACGAACCGTGGGCGATGACGTTCCTGCCGAACGGCCGCCTGCTCGTCACCGAAAAACGCGGCGTGCTCAAGGTGCTGACCATTGGCGGCACCGCGCAGACGATCACCGGCGTGCCGGCCGTGGCCTACGGCGGCCAGGGCGGATTCGGCGACGTGATCCTGCATCCGCAGTTCGCGACCAATAATCTGGTCTACATCAGCTACGCCGAAAAAGGCACGACCAGCGGCACCGCCGGCGCCACCGTCGCGCGCGCCAAGCTGACCCTGACCAGCAGCGGCGGTTCGTTGAGCAATCTGCAGGTGCTGTGGCGCCAGCCCAAGGTCACCGGCAGCAACCATTACGGCCACCGCCTCGCGTTCGGGCCGGACCGCAAGCTGTGGATCACTTCCAGCGAACGGCAGAAGTTCGATCCGGCGCAGGACCTCAATTCGCCGCTGGGCAAGGTGATCCGGCTCAACGACGACGGCAGCGTGCCGACCGACAATCCCTTCTACAGCCGCGGCGGCGTCGCCGCGACGGTGTGGTCGTACGGCCACCGCAACCTGCTCGGCATCGCTTTCGATGCGCAGAACAAGCTGTGGATCCACGAGATGGGGCCGATGGGCGGCGACGAGCTCAACCTGATCGAGCGCGGCTCCAACTACGGTTGGCCGCTGGTATCGCAGGGCGACCATTACGACGGCACGCCGATCCCGCGCCACAACACCCGCCCCGACCTCAACGCGCCGGAAGCGTGGTGGAACCCGGTGATCGCGCCGGCCGGTTTCGTGATCTATTCGGGCACGCGCTTCCCGAACTGGGCCGGCAGCGGGCTGATCGGCGGCCTGGCTTCGCAGGCGCTGGTGCGGGTCAAGTTCAACGGCAACACCGCGGCGGAAGCCGAGCGCTATCCGATGGGCAAGCGCATTCGCGAGGTCGAGCAAGGGCCCAACGGCGATGTGTGGTTGCTGGAGGATGGGACGAATGCGCGGTTGCTGCGTTTGACGCCGATCTGAGCCGTAGCGGTGTAATCCGATACGCGAGAGAGCGGGCTTCGGCCCGCTCTTTTCGTCAGGAGCGTCGGATGCGTTGCGTCGCGATCCTGCGATGCCGTGTTCGCACCGGGGCTGAAAGCTGTCGCGGCATCGCGCTGAAGTCTCTGGATCCCCGCGTTCGCGGGGATGACGGTCGGGGAGAGACGCCGCGAAAGCGATAACGGCGCGGAAGAAACGCAACGAAAGCGATAACGGCGTAGAAAAGGCCCACCAAGTACCGACCGACGCAACCTACCTGTCGTCATGCCCGCGAACGCGGGCATCCAGGGCTTCATCGCGACGCGACTACGCGATGCCTTACTGCGCCGCGCGCAGCGCCGGCTTGCGCGTCCCCAACGCCAATTGATAACGCTGCACCAAAGCCTCGACCTTGGCGATGTACTCCTGGGTCTCGCGGTACGGCGGCACGCCGCGGTAGCGCGTCACCGTGCCGATGCCGGCGTTGTACGCGGCCGTGGCCAAGGTCACGTCGTTGTTGTAGCGCCGCAGCAGCGACTTGAGGTGGCGCGCGCCGGCCTTGATCGATTCGTCCGAGGAGAACGGATCGCTGACCCCGTATTCCTTCGCGGTCTCCGGCATCAGCTGCATCACGCCTTGCGCGCCCTTGCTCGACACCGCCTTGGCGTCGAAGCCGCTTTCGGCGTGGGCGATCGCGCGCAGCCAGGCGTCGTCCAGGCCGTTGGCCTTGGCCGCGCTGCGGAACTGCACGGCGAACTTGTCCAGTTGCGGCTTGCCGACCTTGCCCAGGCCCGGATGCGCCGGTTCACCCGGCGGCGTTTCCACGCTGAAGCCCATCACCCGGACCGAGCCCGGCAGGTTGCGCGTGCTGTAGACGGTCTTGCCGTCCTGCTGGCGTTCGTAGAGGTTGCCGTTGATGACGCCGAGTTCGCCCCACAGGTTCGGCAGCTTCACTGCGTTGTCGTCGAACTGCTTGGGCTCGCAGCGCGAGCCGGGTTCGGGCGCGGTGGCGAGGCTGACGGTGCCGTCGCGCACGCAGCGGTACACGGTGCGCGCCTGCGCGGCGGTGCTGGCCAGCGCCAGCAGCGCCACGGCGGCGGCCAGGCGCAGGGCGGCGGTGCGGGCGGGCGCGGCGACGGTCATGGGGCGCGATTCTAGGCCCGCGCGGGCGGCGGCACAGCGCCGGAAGTCAGGGGTCGGGGGCGACGTTCATTCAGGTAAAGAGACTGTGCATTCGCCGGTGCCGCGCAGCGGCTGCGGGGTTTGCAGGCCGATGGGGCCATGGGTGCGACGATCCGGAGCGAAGGCGTCGGGGCTCAAGCCCCTGCCGCAACGGTGCCCGATGCCAGCGGCGCCTGGTAGTGGAAGCCTCTCTGGGACGGCCTTCAGGGCCGGCGCGTTCCTGTCCGCCGCAGCGGCGATCGCCGAGACGACGCCGACTGTCCGACAAAAAGCGGGCGCAACGCGATCGACTCGCCCAACCGCGCCGCGCCCGAGTAAACCCGTTCCGGGCTTGGCGATCCGACCGGTGCGTCCCGGCCGGTGTTGTCTGAGCGACGCCGCCGGATCCGCACGGCGGCGGCGTTCTCAGAGCGGATTCAGCGCCGGGTCCGCCGCATCGCGCGCGGACCCGGCAGCGGCGGCCGGATTCACCGGCCGCCGCGTCGATCAACCGCCGCCGTTGGCCGGCGGCGGCGCGGTGGCCGCGTCGGCCGGCGCGCTCGACGGTGTGGTCGACGCCGCCGGCGCGTCCGGCGTGGTTTCGCCCTTGCTCTTGCACGCGGCGAGCGACAACGCGCCGAGCACGATGGACGCATAGGCGGCAGTACGCAGATCGATCTTCATGGAAGCATGCACCTCGGGTTGGTTCGGCCGGCCTCGGGGTCGCGGCGCGGCCGATGTGTGGCCACGGCCGCGGCTGCGGCGCGGTGCGGGGGAACACCGGGGGACCGCCGCAGCCGCGGCCGGCTGCTCGTGCCGCAGGGGAAGTGGACGGCACGGGCTGCACACTGCCGTCATCGCGATGAACGAAAGCGGTGCCGCGCCGGCCATGGCTACGTTTGTTTAACCAACCCGCGTTGGCGCTGCGTTAGGCCGCGACCGGATCGTCGCGAAAAGCGTGATCGCTTAGTCGCTAATCGCGCGGCCGCGCGTCGCTGCGCGGCTGAACGCAACAAAACGTTTACGAACCGGGCTGATTCGGCGGTCATCGCCAAGGTCTGCGGCGGCCGCAGCGCGCTCATGCCCCTCGCAGCGGCGCACATGCCGCAGTGCGCATTGCAGTCGGCGCCGCGCTGGCACTAAGGTGGCCCGACTGCGGCCGCCCGCGCGCGCCGCCCGCCACGAGCGAGGGGAACCACGTTTTGAGCCAGCCGTCGAGCGAGCCGACCTCCGTCGGCGCATCCGCCGTACCCGTCGCTTCTTCCTCCGGCTCCGAGCCCGGCCCCGACCACACCGTCCGCGCGGTCAGCCGCTGGCAGATCGTCGGCCTGTCGATCAACGACGTCATCGGCAGCGGCATCTACCTGCTGCCGGCCACCGCCGCCGCCCTGCTCGGCCCGGCCAGCCTGTGGGCGGTGCTGCTGGCCGGCTTCGCCGTCGCCTTGCTGGTGCTGTGCTACGCGCAGGCGGCGAGCTACTTCGACCAGCCCGGCGGCGGTTACCTGTATGCGCGCGAAGCCTTCGGCCCGTTCGCCGGTTTCGAAGTCGGCTGGATGCTGCTGGTCACGCGCATCTCCACCGCCGCCTCGCTCAGCAACGGCCTGGCCGAGG
Proteins encoded:
- a CDS encoding lytic transglycosylase domain-containing protein, whose amino-acid sequence is MTVAAPARTAALRLAAAVALLALASTAAQARTVYRCVRDGTVSLATAPEPGSRCEPKQFDDNAVKLPNLWGELGVINGNLYERQQDGKTVYSTRNLPGSVRVMGFSVETPPGEPAHPGLGKVGKPQLDKFAVQFRSAAKANGLDDAWLRAIAHAESGFDAKAVSSKGAQGVMQLMPETAKEYGVSDPFSSDESIKAGARHLKSLLRRYNNDVTLATAAYNAGIGTVTRYRGVPPYRETQEYIAKVEALVQRYQLALGTRKPALRAAQ